The following coding sequences lie in one Pseudomonas monsensis genomic window:
- a CDS encoding SDR family oxidoreductase: protein MFLFFQRGEFGMTNLRHSGRTVLITGAGGGIGASIARLYCEEGARVALVDFDEQSVSELSRQLSAAGHLVAWAKADVSDFAQCSRACLELSEQLGPIDTLINNAGISPKHEGAPAPIWEMDPQEWDRVVGINLTGSFNLVRALAPAMVERRFGRIVNMSSVAGSAYLPIVAAHYSATKAAVIGFTRHLAGELGPYGITANALAPGRIETPLLKTVSAQANQAVVDETPLGRLGTPLEVAKAACFLTSNDSDFITGQIVDVAGGWLMR from the coding sequence TTGTTTCTGTTTTTTCAGCGCGGGGAATTTGGCATGACGAATCTTCGACATTCAGGACGCACAGTTCTCATTACTGGGGCAGGAGGGGGCATCGGTGCCTCAATTGCCCGGCTGTACTGCGAGGAGGGCGCGCGGGTTGCCTTGGTAGATTTCGACGAACAGTCAGTTTCCGAGCTTTCCCGGCAACTCAGTGCTGCCGGACATTTGGTGGCTTGGGCTAAAGCTGACGTATCAGATTTCGCTCAATGCAGTCGAGCCTGTCTTGAGCTTAGTGAGCAGCTCGGCCCGATCGACACCTTGATTAACAATGCAGGTATTTCACCCAAACACGAGGGCGCACCAGCGCCGATTTGGGAAATGGATCCTCAGGAATGGGATCGCGTCGTTGGCATCAACCTGACCGGCTCGTTCAACTTGGTCAGAGCTCTCGCACCAGCGATGGTCGAGCGCCGTTTTGGAAGAATAGTGAATATGTCTTCCGTTGCTGGCAGCGCTTACCTCCCTATCGTCGCGGCGCATTACAGCGCCACGAAAGCCGCAGTTATCGGTTTTACCCGTCACCTGGCAGGTGAACTCGGGCCCTATGGCATTACGGCAAACGCACTGGCTCCGGGACGCATCGAAACGCCGCTTCTAAAAACCGTTTCTGCGCAAGCGAACCAGGCAGTCGTTGATGAGACTCCGTTGGGCCGTCTTGGAACGCCACTTGAGGTAGCTAAAGCAGCATGCTTTTTGACTTCAAACGACAGCGACTTCATCACGGGCCAAATTGTGGATGTGGCGGGTGGCTGGTTGATGCGCTGA
- a CDS encoding LysR family transcriptional regulator codes for MELHNLNDIAAFVSSVNAGSFTAAAKQLGLTRSAVGKSIVRLEARLQVRLLNRTTRSLSMTDDGQVLYERCVGVLQDLDDVEDALAFRRSTPSGRLRMSLPVALGRLHVLQHIECCLKDWPSLSVDITFSDRLVDLIDEGFDLAMRIGPPKEDSRLLTRTVAYQQMITCASPKYLAEHAEPKTPEDLSEHQCLHFVSGGRLLPWNFRVNGSSVPVTHGGRLQMDSAESLHQSAVAGLGIATLPSYVVNDDLRSGKLVQLLAGYAEAAEPIRVIYPSKRHLSPKIRLFIDKLVEAWSPCPPWEQQSAEGIHSA; via the coding sequence ATGGAACTCCATAACCTGAATGATATCGCCGCGTTTGTAAGCTCGGTAAACGCTGGAAGCTTCACTGCGGCGGCAAAGCAACTTGGCCTTACGCGCTCTGCGGTGGGGAAGTCGATAGTCAGGCTCGAGGCTCGTTTACAGGTACGTCTACTGAATCGCACCACTCGTAGTTTGAGCATGACCGATGACGGTCAGGTTCTTTATGAGCGCTGCGTGGGCGTTCTTCAGGATCTGGACGATGTGGAGGATGCCCTTGCGTTTCGCCGTTCGACACCCAGTGGGCGACTGCGGATGAGTCTGCCGGTTGCGCTGGGTAGACTTCATGTCCTTCAGCACATTGAGTGCTGTCTTAAGGATTGGCCCTCCCTGAGCGTGGATATCACCTTTTCTGACAGGCTGGTCGATCTGATCGATGAGGGATTTGATTTGGCCATGCGCATCGGGCCACCGAAGGAAGATTCTCGGTTGCTAACGCGCACCGTGGCCTACCAACAAATGATTACCTGCGCGTCACCCAAGTATTTGGCTGAGCATGCCGAGCCTAAAACGCCTGAGGATTTATCCGAGCACCAGTGCCTGCATTTCGTGAGCGGTGGGAGGTTGCTTCCTTGGAATTTTCGCGTGAATGGTAGCTCTGTGCCCGTTACTCATGGCGGAAGGCTACAGATGGACAGTGCTGAGTCATTGCACCAGTCAGCTGTCGCTGGTCTGGGTATCGCGACTCTTCCTTCCTACGTGGTGAACGACGATTTGAGGAGCGGCAAGCTCGTTCAATTGCTCGCGGGGTATGCAGAGGCCGCAGAGCCTATTCGGGTGATCTACCCTAGCAAGCGGCACCTATCTCCAAAAATTCGACTCTTCATCGATAAGCTCGTGGAGGCTTGGTCACCATGCCCACCATGGGAGCAACAATCGGCGGAAGGCATTCACTCTGCCTGA
- a CDS encoding alpha/beta hydrolase, giving the protein MNTKVQAAVQTWANSLSDLVPVLKGIDTTTKMSDIRDSYAKMLAQNPAPAGVKFEAVDMGGVPGTLVTPDEIKTDAVVMYIHGGAYIVGRPDGYHGIGGNYAKMLGARVYMPDYRLAPEHKFPASIDDTLRAYEWLLEQKIPANKIAFSGESAGGAMVVSVMVAAKSKGLPLPAVGSSISPWANLEHTGASMSNREGLDPLNSKPVLDILARAFLGDTLANHPLASPVFADVTGLPPILVQIGENELMLSDAMRLATHLADNRVRVNLEVWPAMFHAWHFYATMLPEGQQAMESSVRFIEAGLADANR; this is encoded by the coding sequence ATGAACACTAAAGTCCAAGCAGCCGTCCAAACCTGGGCCAACAGCCTTAGCGATCTGGTACCCGTTCTTAAGGGAATCGATACCACCACAAAGATGAGCGACATCCGCGACTCCTACGCAAAAATGCTCGCGCAAAATCCAGCGCCTGCTGGCGTCAAATTTGAAGCAGTCGACATGGGTGGCGTGCCAGGCACACTGGTAACTCCGGACGAGATCAAAACCGATGCAGTAGTGATGTACATCCACGGCGGGGCGTACATTGTTGGCCGTCCAGACGGATACCACGGCATCGGCGGTAACTACGCAAAAATGCTCGGTGCTCGCGTATACATGCCGGACTACCGCCTTGCCCCTGAGCACAAGTTCCCAGCCTCTATTGACGACACATTGCGCGCCTACGAGTGGTTGCTTGAGCAGAAAATCCCAGCTAACAAGATTGCATTCTCGGGCGAGTCGGCTGGCGGCGCGATGGTTGTCAGCGTCATGGTTGCGGCTAAATCCAAAGGGCTTCCATTGCCTGCGGTTGGCTCCTCCATCTCGCCATGGGCGAACCTTGAACACACCGGTGCTTCCATGAGCAACCGTGAAGGTCTGGATCCTCTGAACTCCAAGCCTGTCTTGGACATCCTCGCCAGAGCATTCCTAGGCGACACATTGGCCAATCATCCTCTGGCCTCACCTGTGTTCGCGGACGTCACCGGTCTTCCACCAATCTTGGTGCAGATCGGCGAGAACGAGCTGATGTTGAGTGATGCAATGCGCCTTGCAACTCACCTGGCTGATAACCGAGTTCGCGTGAACCTGGAAGTATGGCCTGCGATGTTCCACGCCTGGCACTTCTACGCCACCATGCTGCCAGAAGGTCAGCAGGCTATGGAGAGTTCCGTTCGCTTCATCGAGGCTGGCTTGGCCGACGCTAACCGCTAA
- a CDS encoding glycerol dehydrogenase, which produces MGFPGRYEQGPGALKQLGRILSDMGQSRPLVLCDEFVSRHLWPEVGNALSEHGFEANSIVFPGECTKAAIASLCERSADYRPDTIIALGGGKTIDTAKGMAAQLNVPIVVCPTIASSDAPTSRLIVLYDEAHKVVGVEYLNMNPSAVVVDTEVIVRAPARFFAAGIGDAISKKFEAQQCQSAGGNNSFGTPALNTALLLTEAVFKTLMTYGYSAYQAVGRHEVNDDVERVVEGTVLISGVGFESGGLSLAHALVRGLTSIPAITSMLHGELVAFGTLVQMSVEERPDSEILEVAQLLNDVNLPVTLDGLGQTSPFTSEELDIVVQATLGAVYAKNMAPALTAERLIRGLARADELGQRFERFN; this is translated from the coding sequence ATGGGTTTTCCTGGCCGATACGAGCAAGGGCCAGGCGCGCTAAAGCAGCTTGGCAGAATCCTTTCCGATATGGGGCAATCGCGCCCATTGGTCTTGTGTGACGAGTTCGTCTCGAGGCATCTGTGGCCTGAGGTAGGGAATGCATTGTCAGAGCATGGCTTCGAGGCGAACAGTATCGTTTTTCCTGGTGAATGCACTAAAGCTGCAATTGCGTCTCTCTGTGAGCGATCAGCAGATTACAGGCCAGACACCATCATCGCTTTGGGCGGGGGTAAGACAATTGACACGGCTAAAGGGATGGCTGCTCAGCTTAATGTCCCCATTGTCGTATGCCCGACCATTGCTTCCAGCGACGCCCCAACCAGCCGTTTGATTGTGCTTTACGACGAAGCGCACAAGGTCGTTGGTGTCGAGTACCTGAACATGAACCCCTCTGCAGTAGTCGTGGACACCGAAGTGATTGTCCGTGCGCCTGCAAGGTTTTTCGCCGCAGGCATCGGCGACGCCATCAGTAAAAAGTTTGAGGCGCAACAATGTCAGTCTGCCGGAGGCAATAACTCATTTGGTACTCCAGCGTTGAACACGGCATTGCTGCTAACAGAGGCTGTGTTTAAGACGCTTATGACCTACGGGTACAGCGCTTACCAAGCAGTAGGCCGGCACGAGGTTAATGATGATGTCGAGCGGGTTGTTGAAGGAACCGTCCTTATCAGTGGCGTTGGGTTTGAGAGTGGCGGCTTGTCGTTAGCCCATGCGCTTGTGCGAGGTCTTACGTCAATTCCTGCGATTACTTCCATGCTGCATGGTGAGCTTGTCGCATTCGGGACGCTGGTGCAGATGTCCGTCGAAGAGCGCCCAGACTCAGAGATCCTAGAGGTCGCTCAGCTTCTGAATGATGTGAATCTTCCCGTCACCCTCGACGGCCTTGGCCAGACGTCTCCGTTTACCTCTGAGGAATTGGACATTGTCGTCCAGGCAACACTGGGTGCGGTGTACGCGAAAAATATGGCGCCAGCCCTTACGGCTGAACGACTCATCCGAGGACTCGCTCGTGCCGACGAGCTGGGACAACGATTTGAACGTTTCAACTAA
- a CDS encoding MFS transporter has translation MTPDRSTINPRVYALTFTAFVMLSSEFIVAGLLPEIATSLAITIGAASGLVTAFALGMGISAPIIGVLAHRASKRSLLIAACVALVLGNGISAVFSDYYIILIGRVLGGIGVAVFWTNAALAAKSLSQGRNESMAIGRVLVGISIASVVGVPVGKLIADATNWRMAMWMMTALSCVALLTVWIWVRPTEESRQKENLRDTLRVAFKPDVSMTLVSSCLMFAGVASVFNFLSTFLEKETGFGEMNVTLILCLYGVADIVSNLILSKRVKDDLEPLFRRVLVTMAVGMCALSVFGNLTWAVPLAVIIVASSHAGVSLLIGIDVLKRAGNAGQLINAINVSMINLGIGIGAVITGLLVDRVGVSTIGWVGACFISLALCVRWKIERSHEQYGS, from the coding sequence ATGACACCAGACCGCAGCACGATCAACCCAAGGGTCTATGCGCTGACCTTCACTGCATTTGTAATGCTCTCCTCTGAATTTATCGTCGCAGGTTTACTACCTGAAATTGCAACATCGCTGGCCATCACTATTGGAGCGGCGAGTGGGCTGGTGACAGCTTTTGCTTTAGGCATGGGCATCAGCGCGCCAATCATTGGTGTTCTAGCACACCGGGCCTCGAAACGATCCCTTCTCATCGCCGCGTGCGTGGCACTTGTTCTCGGGAACGGGATTTCCGCAGTCTTTAGCGACTACTACATCATCCTCATTGGTCGCGTACTAGGAGGAATCGGTGTTGCTGTTTTCTGGACAAACGCCGCTCTGGCCGCGAAGTCACTGTCGCAAGGCCGCAATGAAAGCATGGCGATTGGTAGAGTCTTGGTAGGAATCTCGATCGCATCGGTCGTAGGCGTCCCGGTCGGCAAGCTTATCGCTGACGCCACCAATTGGCGGATGGCAATGTGGATGATGACGGCGCTGAGCTGTGTGGCTTTGCTAACCGTGTGGATTTGGGTGAGACCTACTGAAGAATCGCGGCAGAAAGAAAACCTGCGCGACACCCTACGTGTAGCCTTCAAGCCTGACGTTTCAATGACCTTGGTCAGTTCATGCTTAATGTTTGCTGGCGTTGCCTCGGTATTCAACTTCTTGTCTACCTTCCTGGAAAAGGAGACCGGCTTCGGTGAGATGAACGTCACACTGATCCTATGTCTCTACGGCGTCGCAGACATTGTGAGCAATTTGATCCTATCCAAACGTGTGAAAGATGATCTTGAGCCACTGTTCAGACGGGTCTTGGTGACCATGGCCGTCGGCATGTGCGCCCTGTCAGTGTTTGGCAATCTCACATGGGCTGTACCACTCGCCGTCATCATCGTTGCCAGCAGCCACGCTGGTGTCAGCCTGCTTATCGGAATCGACGTGCTAAAAAGGGCTGGGAACGCTGGTCAGTTGATCAACGCCATAAACGTATCAATGATAAATCTAGGTATCGGCATTGGTGCAGTCATCACTGGGTTGCTGGTAGATCGCGTGGGCGTTAGCACCATAGGTTGGGTTGGCGCATGCTTCATTTCTTTGGCGCTGTGTGTCCGATGGAAAATTGAACGTAGCCACGAACAGTATGGTAGCTGA